From Solea senegalensis isolate Sse05_10M linkage group LG19, IFAPA_SoseM_1, whole genome shotgun sequence, the proteins below share one genomic window:
- the LOC122785812 gene encoding dual specificity mitogen-activated protein kinase kinase 4 isoform X4, with protein MVLHNGKRKALKLNFANPPIKPTTRFTLNTAGPPFQNPHIERLRTHSIESSGKLKISPEQHWDFTAEDLKDLGEIGRGAYGSVNKMVHKPSNQIMAVKRIRSTVDEKEQKQLLMDLDVVMRSSDCPYIVQFYGALFREGDCWICMELMATSLDKFYKFVYCSLDDVIPEEILGKITLATVKALNHLKENLKIIHRDIKPSNILLDRNGNIKLCDFGISGQLVDSIAKTRDAGCRPYMAPERIDPSASRQGYDVRSDVWSLGITLYELATGRFPYPKWNSVFDQLTQVVRGDPPQLSNSEERRFSPKFIAFVNVCLTKDESKRPKYKELLRDPFIQMYEERSVDVASYVCKLLDQMPASPSSPMYMD; from the exons ATGGTGCTGCATAATG GTAAACGCAAAGCCCTGAAGTTGAACTTCGCCAACCCTCCAATCAAACCCACGACTAGGTTCACACTGAACACAGCGGGGCCGCCTTTCCAGAACCCACACAT AGAGAGGCTGAGAACACACAGTATTGAGTCATCGGGAAAGTTGAAGATTTCCCCAGAGCAGCACTGGGACTTCACCGCCGAGGACCTCAAAGATTTGGGCGAGATTGGCCGCGGGGCTTACGGCTCCGTCAACAAGATGGTGCACAAGCCGAGTAACCAAATCATGGCAGTCAAG AGAATTCGGTCAACGGTCGACGAGAAGGAGCAGAAGCAGCTGCTGATGGACTTGGACGTGGTCATGAGAAGTAGTGATTGTCCGTACATCGTGCAGTTTTATGGCGCTCTGTTCCGAGAG GGTGACTGTTGGATTTGTATGGAACTTATGGCTACCTCGTTAGACAAATTTTACAAATTTGTATATTGCTCATTAGACGACGTGATTCCAGAAGAAATATTAGGAAAAATAACATTAGCT acTGTGAAAGCACTTAACCACTTAAAAGAAAACTTGAAAATAATACACAGAG ACATCAAACCATCAAACATCCTCCTGGACAGGAATGGCAACATAAAGTTGTGTGACTTTGGCATTAGTGGTCAGCTGGTGGACTCCATCGCCAAAACCAGAGATGCAGGGTGCAGGCCATACATGGCC CCTGAGAGAATAGACCCCAGCGCCTCCAGGCAAGGCTACGACGTCCGCTCTGACGTTTGGAGTTTGGGAATCACACTG TATGAGCTGGCCACAGGACGGTTTCCCTACCCAAAGTGGAACAGCGTGTTTGACCAGTTGACCCAGGTGGTGAGAGGTGACCCTCCACAGCTCAGCAACTCGGAGGAGAGACGCTTCTCCCCCAAATTCATCGCCTTCGTCAACGTGTG CCTTACAAAGGATGAATCGAAAAGGCCAAAGTACAAGGAGCTACTG AGAGACCCGTTCATTCAGATGTACGAGGAGCGTTCGGTCGACGTAGCCAGTTACGTCTGCAAACTCCTGGATCAGATGCCTGCATCTCCCAGTTCCCCTATGTATATGGactga
- the LOC122785815 gene encoding microfibril-associated glycoprotein 4-like, with protein sequence MAFILLLALIPAAICSTQLPVDCSDLYNRGFGHSGVYTIYPAGPVSPVQVYCDMGCDEESGKWTVIQSRKDGTMNFYRGWDQYTTGFGQASGEYWLGLENIHVLTQRKSYELKIDMEDFEGHKAHVYYSNFSVGSEQDGYNLKLSGFRDGGAGASFTGHNGLKFSTFDKDQDTYAGNCAKIYLGGWWYGACHGVNPNGAYLWGSSTYGIGINWYSWKGHEYSLKSIAMKIQPKH encoded by the exons ATG gcttttattcttttactcGCTCTGATCCCAGCAGCCATCTGCTCAACACAGCTTCCAGTCGACTGCAGTGACTTGTACAACAGAGGTTTTGGTCACAGTGGTGTGTACACCATCTACCCAGCAGGACCAGTGTCACCTGTCCAGGTCTACTGTGACATGGGCTGTGATGAGGAAAGTGGTAAATGGACT GTGATTCAGAGTAGAAAAGATGGCACCATGAACTTTTATCGTGGATGGGACCAGTACACAACTGGATTTGGACAAGCATCAGGAGAATACTGGCTGG GTCTGGAGAACATCCATGTCCTCACTCAGAGGAAGAGCTATGAACTGAAGATAGACATGGAGGACTTTGAGGGCCACAAGGCCCACGTCTATTATTCCAACTTCTCTGTGGGTTCGGAGCAAGACGGCTACAATCTTAAACTCAGTGGCTTCAGAGATGGAGGAGCTG gAGCTTCATTCACTGGCCATAATGGTCTGAAGTTTTCTACATTTGACAAAGACCAGGACACTTATGCAGGCAACTGTGCTAAGATCTACCTGGGAGGATGGTGGTATGGAGCATGTCACGGTGTTAACCCTAACGGCGCTTACTTATGGGGCAGCTCAACCTACGGGATCGGAATCAACTGGTATTCTTGGAAAGGACATGAATATTCTCTGAAATCAATCGCAATGAAGATACAACCCAAACACTGA
- the LOC122785812 gene encoding dual specificity mitogen-activated protein kinase kinase 4 isoform X3 — translation MEFKHTTMATPSSNNSTTPSGHNGSTGAGSAASHYQHQQSQSQHITTMSGMQESNTCWRCQSETALKLNFANPPIKPTTRFTLNTAGPPFQNPHIERLRTHSIESSGKLKISPEQHWDFTAEDLKDLGEIGRGAYGSVNKMVHKPSNQIMAVKRIRSTVDEKEQKQLLMDLDVVMRSSDCPYIVQFYGALFREGDCWICMELMATSLDKFYKFVYCSLDDVIPEEILGKITLATVKALNHLKENLKIIHRDIKPSNILLDRNGNIKLCDFGISGQLVDSIAKTRDAGCRPYMAPERIDPSASRQGYDVRSDVWSLGITLYELATGRFPYPKWNSVFDQLTQVVRGDPPQLSNSEERRFSPKFIAFVNVCLTKDESKRPKYKELLRDPFIQMYEERSVDVASYVCKLLDQMPASPSSPMYMD, via the exons atggaattcaaacacacaacaatggCGACTCCCAGTTCCAACAACTCGACGACACCGAGCGGTCACAACGGCAGCACGGGCGCCGGATCTGCAGCATCCCACTACCAGCACCAGCAGTCCCAGTCCCAGCACATCACCACGATGAGCGGCATGCAGG AGTCCAACACCTGCTGGAGATGTCAGAGTGAAACAG CCCTGAAGTTGAACTTCGCCAACCCTCCAATCAAACCCACGACTAGGTTCACACTGAACACAGCGGGGCCGCCTTTCCAGAACCCACACAT AGAGAGGCTGAGAACACACAGTATTGAGTCATCGGGAAAGTTGAAGATTTCCCCAGAGCAGCACTGGGACTTCACCGCCGAGGACCTCAAAGATTTGGGCGAGATTGGCCGCGGGGCTTACGGCTCCGTCAACAAGATGGTGCACAAGCCGAGTAACCAAATCATGGCAGTCAAG AGAATTCGGTCAACGGTCGACGAGAAGGAGCAGAAGCAGCTGCTGATGGACTTGGACGTGGTCATGAGAAGTAGTGATTGTCCGTACATCGTGCAGTTTTATGGCGCTCTGTTCCGAGAG GGTGACTGTTGGATTTGTATGGAACTTATGGCTACCTCGTTAGACAAATTTTACAAATTTGTATATTGCTCATTAGACGACGTGATTCCAGAAGAAATATTAGGAAAAATAACATTAGCT acTGTGAAAGCACTTAACCACTTAAAAGAAAACTTGAAAATAATACACAGAG ACATCAAACCATCAAACATCCTCCTGGACAGGAATGGCAACATAAAGTTGTGTGACTTTGGCATTAGTGGTCAGCTGGTGGACTCCATCGCCAAAACCAGAGATGCAGGGTGCAGGCCATACATGGCC CCTGAGAGAATAGACCCCAGCGCCTCCAGGCAAGGCTACGACGTCCGCTCTGACGTTTGGAGTTTGGGAATCACACTG TATGAGCTGGCCACAGGACGGTTTCCCTACCCAAAGTGGAACAGCGTGTTTGACCAGTTGACCCAGGTGGTGAGAGGTGACCCTCCACAGCTCAGCAACTCGGAGGAGAGACGCTTCTCCCCCAAATTCATCGCCTTCGTCAACGTGTG CCTTACAAAGGATGAATCGAAAAGGCCAAAGTACAAGGAGCTACTG AGAGACCCGTTCATTCAGATGTACGAGGAGCGTTCGGTCGACGTAGCCAGTTACGTCTGCAAACTCCTGGATCAGATGCCTGCATCTCCCAGTTCCCCTATGTATATGGactga
- the LOC122785816 gene encoding microfibril-associated glycoprotein 4-like, translating to MAFILLLALIPAVICSTQLPVDCSDLYNRGFGHSGVYTIYPAGPVSPVQVYCDMGCDEESGKWTVIQSRKDGTMNFYRGWDQYRTGFGQASGEYWLGLENIHVLTQRKSYELKIDMEDFEGHKAHVYYSNFSVGSELGGYKLKLSGFRDRGAGASFTYHNGFKFSTFDKDQDTYAGNCAKTYQGGWWYGKCHKVNPNGAYLWGNSTYGIGINWHSWKGYKYSLKSIAMKIQPKH from the exons ATG gcttttattcttttactcGCTCTGATCCCAGCAGTCATCTGCTCAACACAGCTTCCAGTCGACTGCAGTGACTTGTACAACAGAGGTTTTGGTCACAGTGGTGTGTACACCATCTACCCAGCAGGACCAGTGTCACCTGTCCAGGTCTACTGTGACATGGGCTGTGATGAGGAAAGTGGTAAATGGACT GTGATTCAGAGTAGAAAAGACGGCACCATGAACTTTTATCGTGGATGGGACCAGTACAGAACTGGATTTGGACAAGCATCAGGAGAATACTGGCTGG GTCTGGAGAACATCCATGTCCTCACTCAGAGGAAGAGCTATGAACTGAAGATAGACATGGAGGACTTTGAGGGCCACAAGGCCCACGTCTATTATTCCAACTTCTCTGTGGGTTCGGAGCTAGGTGGCTACAAGCTTAAACTCAGTGGCTTCAGAGATAGAGGAGCTG gAGCTTCATTCACTTACCATAATGGTTTCAAGTTTTCTACATTTGACAAAGACCAGGACACTTATGCAGGCAACTGTGCTAAGACCTATCAGGGAGGATGGTGGTATGGAAAATGTCACAAGGTTAACCCCAACGGTGCTTACTTATGGGGCAACTCAACCTACGGGATCGGAATCAACTGGCATTCTTGGAAAGGATATAAATATTCTCTGAAATCAATCGCAATGAAGATACAACCCAAACACTGA
- the LOC122785814 gene encoding microfibril-associated glycoprotein 4-like isoform X2, producing the protein MGFVLLLALIPAVICSPVFLPVDCTDLYNRGFGHSGVYTIYPAGPVSPVQVYCDMGSADDPDSGKWTVIQRRKDGTVNFYHGWDQYRTGFGQASGEYWLGLENIYVLTQRKSYELKIDMEDFEGNKAHATYSSFSVGPEQDGYKLDLTGFKDGGAGASFTGHNGLKFSTFDKDQDTHATNCAKSYLGGWWYGECHAVNPNGAYLWGSSTFGMGINWHSWKGPYT; encoded by the exons ATG GGCTTTGTTCTTTTACTCGCTCTGATCCCAGCAGTCATCTGCTCACCGGTGTTTCTTCCAGTCGACTGCACTGACTTGTACAACAGAGGTTTTGGTCACAGTGGTGTGTACACCATCTACCCAGCAGGACCAGTGTCGCCTGTCCAGGTCTACTGTGACATGGGCAGTGCCGATGACCCTGATAGTGGTAAATGGACT GTGATTCAGAGAAGAAAAGACGGCACTGTGAACTTTTATCATGGATGGGACCAGTACAGAACTGGATTTGGACAAGCATCAGGAGAATACTGGCTGG GTCTGGAGAACATCTATGTCCTTACTCAGAGGAAGAGCTATGAACTGAAGATAGATATGGAGGACTTTGAGGGCAACAAGGCCCACGCCACATATTCCTCCTTCTCTGTGGGTCCAGAGCAAGACGGCTACAAGCTTGATCTCACTGGCTTCAAAGACGGAGGAGCTG gaGCTTCATTCACTGGCCATAATGGTCTGAAGTTTTCGACATTTGACAAAGACCAGGACACTCATGCGACGAACTGCGCCAAGTCCTACCTGGGAGGATGGTGGTACGGAGAATGTCACGCCGTTAACCCAAACGGCGCTTACTTATGGGGCAGCTCAACCTTTGGAATGGGAATCAACTGGCATTCTTGGAAAGG tCCATATACATAG
- the LOC122785812 gene encoding dual specificity mitogen-activated protein kinase kinase 4 isoform X5 produces the protein MEFKHTTMATPSSNNSTTPSGHNGSTGAGSAASHYQHQQSQSQHITTMSGMQESNTCWRCQSETDKPVWSSPKCLPPTKPDGVAALCCQSGKRKALKLNFANPPIKPTTRFTLNTAGPPFQNPHIERLRTHSIESSGKLKISPEQHWDFTAEDLKDLGEIGRGAYGSVNKMVHKPSNQIMAVKRIRSTVDEKEQKQLLMDLDVVMRSSDCPYIVQFYGALFREGDCWICMELMATSLDKFYKFVYCSLDDVIPEEILGKITLATVKALNHLKENLKIIHRDIKPSNILLDRNGNIKLCDFGISGQLVDSIAKTRDAGCRPYMAPERIDPSASRQGYDVRSDVWSLGITLYELATGRFPYPKWNSVFDQLTQVVRGDPPQLSNSEERRFSPKFIAFVNVCLTKDESKRPKYKELLRDPFIQMYEERSVDVASYVCKLLDQMPASPSSPMYMD, from the exons atggaattcaaacacacaacaatggCGACTCCCAGTTCCAACAACTCGACGACACCGAGCGGTCACAACGGCAGCACGGGCGCCGGATCTGCAGCATCCCACTACCAGCACCAGCAGTCCCAGTCCCAGCACATCACCACGATGAGCGGCATGCAGG AGTCCAACACCTGCTGGAGATGTCAGAGTGAAACAG ATAAACCTGTCTGGAGCTCCCCCAA gt GCCTG CCCCCAACAAAACCTGATGGCGTTGCCGCTCTCTGTTGCCAATCAGGTAAACGCAAAGCCCTGAAGTTGAACTTCGCCAACCCTCCAATCAAACCCACGACTAGGTTCACACTGAACACAGCGGGGCCGCCTTTCCAGAACCCACACAT AGAGAGGCTGAGAACACACAGTATTGAGTCATCGGGAAAGTTGAAGATTTCCCCAGAGCAGCACTGGGACTTCACCGCCGAGGACCTCAAAGATTTGGGCGAGATTGGCCGCGGGGCTTACGGCTCCGTCAACAAGATGGTGCACAAGCCGAGTAACCAAATCATGGCAGTCAAG AGAATTCGGTCAACGGTCGACGAGAAGGAGCAGAAGCAGCTGCTGATGGACTTGGACGTGGTCATGAGAAGTAGTGATTGTCCGTACATCGTGCAGTTTTATGGCGCTCTGTTCCGAGAG GGTGACTGTTGGATTTGTATGGAACTTATGGCTACCTCGTTAGACAAATTTTACAAATTTGTATATTGCTCATTAGACGACGTGATTCCAGAAGAAATATTAGGAAAAATAACATTAGCT acTGTGAAAGCACTTAACCACTTAAAAGAAAACTTGAAAATAATACACAGAG ACATCAAACCATCAAACATCCTCCTGGACAGGAATGGCAACATAAAGTTGTGTGACTTTGGCATTAGTGGTCAGCTGGTGGACTCCATCGCCAAAACCAGAGATGCAGGGTGCAGGCCATACATGGCC CCTGAGAGAATAGACCCCAGCGCCTCCAGGCAAGGCTACGACGTCCGCTCTGACGTTTGGAGTTTGGGAATCACACTG TATGAGCTGGCCACAGGACGGTTTCCCTACCCAAAGTGGAACAGCGTGTTTGACCAGTTGACCCAGGTGGTGAGAGGTGACCCTCCACAGCTCAGCAACTCGGAGGAGAGACGCTTCTCCCCCAAATTCATCGCCTTCGTCAACGTGTG CCTTACAAAGGATGAATCGAAAAGGCCAAAGTACAAGGAGCTACTG AGAGACCCGTTCATTCAGATGTACGAGGAGCGTTCGGTCGACGTAGCCAGTTACGTCTGCAAACTCCTGGATCAGATGCCTGCATCTCCCAGTTCCCCTATGTATATGGactga
- the LOC122785812 gene encoding dual specificity mitogen-activated protein kinase kinase 4 isoform X1, with translation MEFKHTTMATPSSNNSTTPSGHNGSTGAGSAASHYQHQQSQSQHITTMSGMQESNTCWRCQSETGFQINLSGAPPSKRKALKLNFANPPIKPTTRFTLNTAGPPFQNPHIERLRTHSIESSGKLKISPEQHWDFTAEDLKDLGEIGRGAYGSVNKMVHKPSNQIMAVKRIRSTVDEKEQKQLLMDLDVVMRSSDCPYIVQFYGALFREGDCWICMELMATSLDKFYKFVYCSLDDVIPEEILGKITLATVKALNHLKENLKIIHRDIKPSNILLDRNGNIKLCDFGISGQLVDSIAKTRDAGCRPYMAPERIDPSASRQGYDVRSDVWSLGITLYELATGRFPYPKWNSVFDQLTQVVRGDPPQLSNSEERRFSPKFIAFVNVCLTKDESKRPKYKELLRDPFIQMYEERSVDVASYVCKLLDQMPASPSSPMYMD, from the exons atggaattcaaacacacaacaatggCGACTCCCAGTTCCAACAACTCGACGACACCGAGCGGTCACAACGGCAGCACGGGCGCCGGATCTGCAGCATCCCACTACCAGCACCAGCAGTCCCAGTCCCAGCACATCACCACGATGAGCGGCATGCAGG AGTCCAACACCTGCTGGAGATGTCAGAGTGAAACAG GGTTTCAGATAAACCTGTCTGGAGCTCCCCCAA GTAAACGCAAAGCCCTGAAGTTGAACTTCGCCAACCCTCCAATCAAACCCACGACTAGGTTCACACTGAACACAGCGGGGCCGCCTTTCCAGAACCCACACAT AGAGAGGCTGAGAACACACAGTATTGAGTCATCGGGAAAGTTGAAGATTTCCCCAGAGCAGCACTGGGACTTCACCGCCGAGGACCTCAAAGATTTGGGCGAGATTGGCCGCGGGGCTTACGGCTCCGTCAACAAGATGGTGCACAAGCCGAGTAACCAAATCATGGCAGTCAAG AGAATTCGGTCAACGGTCGACGAGAAGGAGCAGAAGCAGCTGCTGATGGACTTGGACGTGGTCATGAGAAGTAGTGATTGTCCGTACATCGTGCAGTTTTATGGCGCTCTGTTCCGAGAG GGTGACTGTTGGATTTGTATGGAACTTATGGCTACCTCGTTAGACAAATTTTACAAATTTGTATATTGCTCATTAGACGACGTGATTCCAGAAGAAATATTAGGAAAAATAACATTAGCT acTGTGAAAGCACTTAACCACTTAAAAGAAAACTTGAAAATAATACACAGAG ACATCAAACCATCAAACATCCTCCTGGACAGGAATGGCAACATAAAGTTGTGTGACTTTGGCATTAGTGGTCAGCTGGTGGACTCCATCGCCAAAACCAGAGATGCAGGGTGCAGGCCATACATGGCC CCTGAGAGAATAGACCCCAGCGCCTCCAGGCAAGGCTACGACGTCCGCTCTGACGTTTGGAGTTTGGGAATCACACTG TATGAGCTGGCCACAGGACGGTTTCCCTACCCAAAGTGGAACAGCGTGTTTGACCAGTTGACCCAGGTGGTGAGAGGTGACCCTCCACAGCTCAGCAACTCGGAGGAGAGACGCTTCTCCCCCAAATTCATCGCCTTCGTCAACGTGTG CCTTACAAAGGATGAATCGAAAAGGCCAAAGTACAAGGAGCTACTG AGAGACCCGTTCATTCAGATGTACGAGGAGCGTTCGGTCGACGTAGCCAGTTACGTCTGCAAACTCCTGGATCAGATGCCTGCATCTCCCAGTTCCCCTATGTATATGGactga
- the LOC122785812 gene encoding dual specificity mitogen-activated protein kinase kinase 4 isoform X2, with amino-acid sequence MEFKHTTMATPSSNNSTTPSGHNGSTGAGSAASHYQHQQSQSQHITTMSGMQESNTCWRCQSETGKRKALKLNFANPPIKPTTRFTLNTAGPPFQNPHIERLRTHSIESSGKLKISPEQHWDFTAEDLKDLGEIGRGAYGSVNKMVHKPSNQIMAVKRIRSTVDEKEQKQLLMDLDVVMRSSDCPYIVQFYGALFREGDCWICMELMATSLDKFYKFVYCSLDDVIPEEILGKITLATVKALNHLKENLKIIHRDIKPSNILLDRNGNIKLCDFGISGQLVDSIAKTRDAGCRPYMAPERIDPSASRQGYDVRSDVWSLGITLYELATGRFPYPKWNSVFDQLTQVVRGDPPQLSNSEERRFSPKFIAFVNVCLTKDESKRPKYKELLRDPFIQMYEERSVDVASYVCKLLDQMPASPSSPMYMD; translated from the exons atggaattcaaacacacaacaatggCGACTCCCAGTTCCAACAACTCGACGACACCGAGCGGTCACAACGGCAGCACGGGCGCCGGATCTGCAGCATCCCACTACCAGCACCAGCAGTCCCAGTCCCAGCACATCACCACGATGAGCGGCATGCAGG AGTCCAACACCTGCTGGAGATGTCAGAGTGAAACAG GTAAACGCAAAGCCCTGAAGTTGAACTTCGCCAACCCTCCAATCAAACCCACGACTAGGTTCACACTGAACACAGCGGGGCCGCCTTTCCAGAACCCACACAT AGAGAGGCTGAGAACACACAGTATTGAGTCATCGGGAAAGTTGAAGATTTCCCCAGAGCAGCACTGGGACTTCACCGCCGAGGACCTCAAAGATTTGGGCGAGATTGGCCGCGGGGCTTACGGCTCCGTCAACAAGATGGTGCACAAGCCGAGTAACCAAATCATGGCAGTCAAG AGAATTCGGTCAACGGTCGACGAGAAGGAGCAGAAGCAGCTGCTGATGGACTTGGACGTGGTCATGAGAAGTAGTGATTGTCCGTACATCGTGCAGTTTTATGGCGCTCTGTTCCGAGAG GGTGACTGTTGGATTTGTATGGAACTTATGGCTACCTCGTTAGACAAATTTTACAAATTTGTATATTGCTCATTAGACGACGTGATTCCAGAAGAAATATTAGGAAAAATAACATTAGCT acTGTGAAAGCACTTAACCACTTAAAAGAAAACTTGAAAATAATACACAGAG ACATCAAACCATCAAACATCCTCCTGGACAGGAATGGCAACATAAAGTTGTGTGACTTTGGCATTAGTGGTCAGCTGGTGGACTCCATCGCCAAAACCAGAGATGCAGGGTGCAGGCCATACATGGCC CCTGAGAGAATAGACCCCAGCGCCTCCAGGCAAGGCTACGACGTCCGCTCTGACGTTTGGAGTTTGGGAATCACACTG TATGAGCTGGCCACAGGACGGTTTCCCTACCCAAAGTGGAACAGCGTGTTTGACCAGTTGACCCAGGTGGTGAGAGGTGACCCTCCACAGCTCAGCAACTCGGAGGAGAGACGCTTCTCCCCCAAATTCATCGCCTTCGTCAACGTGTG CCTTACAAAGGATGAATCGAAAAGGCCAAAGTACAAGGAGCTACTG AGAGACCCGTTCATTCAGATGTACGAGGAGCGTTCGGTCGACGTAGCCAGTTACGTCTGCAAACTCCTGGATCAGATGCCTGCATCTCCCAGTTCCCCTATGTATATGGactga
- the LOC122785814 gene encoding microfibril-associated glycoprotein 4-like isoform X1, with protein MGFVLLLALIPAVICSPVFLPVDCTDLYNRGFGHSGVYTIYPAGPVSPVQVYCDMGSADDPDSGKWTVIQRRKDGTVNFYHGWDQYRTGFGQASGEYWLGLENIYVLTQRKSYELKIDMEDFEGNKAHATYSSFSVGPEQDGYKLDLTGFKDGGAGASFTGHNGLKFSTFDKDQDTHATNCAKSYLGGWWYGECHAVNPNGAYLWGSSTFGMGINWHSWKGYEYSLKSIAMKIRPKQ; from the exons ATG GGCTTTGTTCTTTTACTCGCTCTGATCCCAGCAGTCATCTGCTCACCGGTGTTTCTTCCAGTCGACTGCACTGACTTGTACAACAGAGGTTTTGGTCACAGTGGTGTGTACACCATCTACCCAGCAGGACCAGTGTCGCCTGTCCAGGTCTACTGTGACATGGGCAGTGCCGATGACCCTGATAGTGGTAAATGGACT GTGATTCAGAGAAGAAAAGACGGCACTGTGAACTTTTATCATGGATGGGACCAGTACAGAACTGGATTTGGACAAGCATCAGGAGAATACTGGCTGG GTCTGGAGAACATCTATGTCCTTACTCAGAGGAAGAGCTATGAACTGAAGATAGATATGGAGGACTTTGAGGGCAACAAGGCCCACGCCACATATTCCTCCTTCTCTGTGGGTCCAGAGCAAGACGGCTACAAGCTTGATCTCACTGGCTTCAAAGACGGAGGAGCTG gaGCTTCATTCACTGGCCATAATGGTCTGAAGTTTTCGACATTTGACAAAGACCAGGACACTCATGCGACGAACTGCGCCAAGTCCTACCTGGGAGGATGGTGGTACGGAGAATGTCACGCCGTTAACCCAAACGGCGCTTACTTATGGGGCAGCTCAACCTTTGGAATGGGAATCAACTGGCATTCTTGGAAAGGGTACGAATATTCTCTGAAATCAATCGCAATGAAGATACGACCCAAACAGTGA
- the LOC122785813 gene encoding microfibril-associated glycoprotein 4-like isoform X2, with protein sequence MGFILLLALIPAVTCSPVFLPVDCTDLYNRGFGHSGVYSIYPAGPVSPVQVYCDMGSADDPDSGKWTVIQRRKDGTMNFYRGWDQYRTGFGQASGEYWLGLENIHVLSLRKSYELRIDMEDFDGNKAHVHYSSFSVGPEQDGYKLQFSGFKDGGAGDSLSEHNGQKFSTFDKDQDTSVTTSCAKTYQGGWWYGECHSVNANGAYLWGSSTYGIGINWRTWKGYEYSLKSIAMKIRPKQ encoded by the exons ATG GGTTTTATTCTTTTACTCGCTCTGATCCCAGCAGTCACCTGCTCACCGGTGTTTCTTCCAGTCGACTGCACTGACTTGTACAACAGAGGTTTTGGTCACAGTGGTGTGTACAGCATCTACCCAGCAGGACCCGTGTCACCAGTCCAGGTCTACTGTGACATGGGCAGTGCCGATGACCCCGATAGTGGTAAATGGACT GTGATTCAGAGAAGAAAAGATGGCACCATGAACTTTTATCGTGGATGGGACCAGTACAGAACTGGATTTGGACAAGCATCAGGAGAATACTGGCTGG GGCTGGAGAATATCCATGTCCTTAGTCTGAGGAAGAGCTATGAACTGAGGATAGACATGGAGGACTTTGACGGCAACAAAGCCCACGTTCATTATTCCTCCTTCTCTGTGGGTCCGGAGCAAGACGGCTACAAGCTTCAATTCAGTGGCTTCAAAGACGGAGGAGCTG gagATTCACTCAGTGAACATAATGGTCAGAAGTTTTCTACATTTGACAAAGACCAGGACACTTCTGTGACAACTAGCTGTGCTAAGACCTACCAGGGAGGATGGTGGTACGGAGAATGTCACAGTGTTAATGCTAACGGTGCTTATTTATGGGGCAGCTCAACCTACGGGATCGGAATCAACTGGCGTACTTGGAAAGGATACGAATATTCTTTGAAATCAATCGCAATGAAGATACGACCCAAACAGTGA